The region ACATGTCCTCCGTCTATTTTTTTGGCCGACGGTATGTTACAATAACGGTTGTGTGAGGAGGGTGTCATTGTGAGGAGGAGAAAACAAAACTGGTTGTTTTGGCTGCTGTCGATTTGCCTTTGTTTAACGTTTGGTCCGTTTCAACAGACGGTGAAGGCGGAAAGCGCCCCGCTTGACATCCGGGCGGACGCTGCGATTTTAGTGGATGCACAAACGGGAAGAATTTTGTATGAAAAAAATATCGATACGGTGCTTGGGATTGCCAGCATGACGAAAATGATGACCGAGTATTTGCTTCTTGACTCCATTAAGGCGAAGCGCGTCAAATGGGATCAAATGTACACGCCAAGCGATTACGTGTACCGGCTGTCGCAAGACCGGGCGCTGTCCAATGTCCCGTTGCGAAAAGATGGCAAGTATACGGTGCGTGAGTTGTACGAGGCAATGGCCATTTATTCGGCTAACGGGGCAACGGTCGCGATTGCTGAGATCATCGCTGGATCAGAGAAAAATTTTGTGAAAATGATGAATGACAAAGCGAAAGAGCTTGGGCTGAAAGATTATAAGTTTGTCAATGCCACAGGGTTGAGCAATAAGGATTTAAAAGGATTCCATCCAGAAGGGACAAGCACAAATGAGGAAAACGTCATGTCCGCACGTGCGATGGCGATGCTTGCCTACCGGTTGCTGAAAGATCATCCCGAAGTGCTGAAAACAGCGAGCATTCCTCATAAAGTATTCCGGGAAGGAACAAAAGATGAAATCAAAATGGACAACTGGAATTGGATGCTGCCCGGGCTTGTGTACGGATACGAAGGTGTAGACGGGTTGAAAACCGGCTATACGGAATTTGCCGGCAACTGTTTCACCGGGACGGCGAAACGAAACGGCGTCCGCTTGATTTCGGTTATCATGAACGCGAAAGATGCGAGTGGGAAAACAACAAAAGAGGCGCGCTTTAAAGAGACAGAAAAACTATTTAACTACGGATTCAACCAATACTCCCTCGAGACGCTTTATCCAAAAGGGTACCAGCTGAAAGGAGAAGAAACACTTCCGGTCGTGAAAGGGAAAGAAAAAGAGGTTCGTGTCGCGACAGGAAAGAATCTGGATCTGCTTGTGAAAAACGGCGAGGAAAAACAATACAAACCTGTATATGTGTTGGATAAGAAAAAAATGACAAAAGAAGGAAAGCTAGTCGCCCCTTTGAAAAAAGGGGAAACGGTTGGATATATGACGCTCGAATATAAAGGGGACGACTCCCTTGCCTTCTTAAGCCCAGACATGCAAAAAAACATCCGTGTGCCGCTTGTCACAACAGCTGAAGTCGAAAAAGCCAATTGGTTTGTTCTTTCGATGCGCGCGGTCGGCGGACTGTTTGTTGACTTATGGACAAGCGTCGCCAAAACAGTGAAAGGCTGGCTGTAAAATCAACTCCCCTTGATGGGGAGCTTTTTTCCATTGTGATTTTTGTAAAAATTGAGGTAAAATAAAACAGTGGAATCGTCCTTTTGCATGCCTCGCAAAGCATAAGGATTAGGAATAGGGGGAATCAACGTTGGCATTGACAGGTACGGACCGCGTCAAACGCGGCATGGCGGAAATGCAAAAAGGCGGCGTCATCATGGACGTCGTGAACGCAGAACAGGCGAAAATCGCTGAAGCAGCAGGGGCTGTCGCGGTTATGGCGCTCGAGCGCGTCCCGGCGGACATTCGCGCCGCTGGCGGTGTCGCGCGCATGGCCGACCCGACGGTGATCGAAGAAGTGATGAACGCCGTTTCGATCCCAGTCATGGCGAAAGTGCGGATCGGTCACTATGTTGAGGCGCGTGTCTTAGAGGCGCTTGGCGTCGACTACATTGATGAAAGCGAAGTATTAACGCCGGCTGATGAGGAATTCCATATTGACAAACGGCAGTTTACCGTTCCATTTGTGTGCGGTTGCCGCGATTTAGGGGAAGCGGCGCGCCGCATTGCAGAAGGGGCATCGATGTTGCGGACCAAAGGAGAGCCGGGGACAGGCAACATCGTTGAGGCCGTGCGCCATATGCGCAAAGTGAACGCGCAAATTCGCAAAGTCGTCAACATGAGTGAAGATGAGCTTGTCGCTGAGGCGAAACAGCTTGGGGCTCCGGTTGAGGTGCTGCGCGAGATCAAGCGGCTTGGCCGCCTGCCGGTCGTCAACTTTGCCGCCGGCGGTGTCGCGACACCGGCTGACGCAGCCTTGATGATGCACTTGGGTGCGGACGGCGTCTTTGTTGGGTCTGGCATTTTCAAATCGGAAAATCCGGAAAAATATGCGCGCGCGATCGTAGAGGCGACGACTCATTACGAAGACTATGAATTGATCGCACACTTGTCGAAAGGATTGGGCGGCGCGATGCGCGGCATCGATATCGCGACATTGCTGCCGGAGCACCGGATGCAAGAACGCGGCTGGTAAGCTAAATAAAGGAGCAAAGCAACGATGAAAATAGGTGTACTTGGACTGCAAGGAGCTGTGCGGG is a window of Geobacillus kaustophilus DNA encoding:
- the pdxS gene encoding pyridoxal 5'-phosphate synthase lyase subunit PdxS gives rise to the protein MALTGTDRVKRGMAEMQKGGVIMDVVNAEQAKIAEAAGAVAVMALERVPADIRAAGGVARMADPTVIEEVMNAVSIPVMAKVRIGHYVEARVLEALGVDYIDESEVLTPADEEFHIDKRQFTVPFVCGCRDLGEAARRIAEGASMLRTKGEPGTGNIVEAVRHMRKVNAQIRKVVNMSEDELVAEAKQLGAPVEVLREIKRLGRLPVVNFAAGGVATPADAALMMHLGADGVFVGSGIFKSENPEKYARAIVEATTHYEDYELIAHLSKGLGGAMRGIDIATLLPEHRMQERGW
- a CDS encoding serine hydrolase; this encodes MRRRKQNWLFWLLSICLCLTFGPFQQTVKAESAPLDIRADAAILVDAQTGRILYEKNIDTVLGIASMTKMMTEYLLLDSIKAKRVKWDQMYTPSDYVYRLSQDRALSNVPLRKDGKYTVRELYEAMAIYSANGATVAIAEIIAGSEKNFVKMMNDKAKELGLKDYKFVNATGLSNKDLKGFHPEGTSTNEENVMSARAMAMLAYRLLKDHPEVLKTASIPHKVFREGTKDEIKMDNWNWMLPGLVYGYEGVDGLKTGYTEFAGNCFTGTAKRNGVRLISVIMNAKDASGKTTKEARFKETEKLFNYGFNQYSLETLYPKGYQLKGEETLPVVKGKEKEVRVATGKNLDLLVKNGEEKQYKPVYVLDKKKMTKEGKLVAPLKKGETVGYMTLEYKGDDSLAFLSPDMQKNIRVPLVTTAEVEKANWFVLSMRAVGGLFVDLWTSVAKTVKGWL